The Ignavibacteriota bacterium region GGAAAAAGAAAAAGCTAATATATAAATCACTTTAAAAAAGTATTTCATTTTTTCTCCCTAACAAAACTTCAAATTAAAATATGTAACCGATAGAAAACGCATTTATATTTCCAAAGCTTGAATGAGAACGATATGCAAAATCAAATTTGGCGGCTTGATTGCCGAATGATTTAATTAAAACACCAACTCCAAATGATAAGCCGTATTGAGACTCATCCATAAATAGTCCTTTATATCCGCCGCGCAGAAATATTTGTCCGTAAGTAGGAATATTTAAATTATATTGACAGCCAATATTTAAAGATTCACTATTATTATTCGGATGAAGCGCATCAATGGCAAATTCGATATTATGGAATTCTGATTTGTACGCAAAAAATGAAACTCCTAATCTGAAGATTAACGGAAGCTCCCATTCATCCAACTCATATTTTACGGGAACATTCGCATAATTCCCATTCTCGTCGGGTTTAATATCAACTGATTGTTTAAGGTCTAATCCATCAAATAATAATCTAGTTCCGTAATTTGAAATTGATACGCCAATATTTAATCCGTCACCAGGCATATCGGACCATTTGAAAAATTTGGTATTAACTGTAGCGCCAATATCAAAAGCTAATGCTGAAGCTGTTTCATGCCAAATTTGACTGGTGATATATTTTCCGGTAAAACCAAACGCAAACCAATCAACAATTTTTCTA contains the following coding sequences:
- a CDS encoding PorV/PorQ family protein produces the protein MNRKIFFILCMIGLISNNVYPQKPFRIGTTSANFLEIGFGNIASGMGDAHVAVVDGDLTSTYWNPASLAYRTKNEVFVNIQPWFSDINTTSAGIGYSDPSMGNFSFNVITMDYGSEEVTTVSNPEGTGEIYDGADFAFCFSYGRKIVDWFAFGFTGKYITSQIWHETASALAFDIGATVNTKFFKWSDMPGDGLNIGVSISNYGTRLLFDGLDLKQSVDIKPDENGNYANVPVKYELDEWELPLIFRLGVSFFAYKSEFHNIEFAIDALHPNNNSESLNIGCQYNLNIPTYGQIFLRGGYKGLFMDESQYGLSFGVGVLIKSFGNQAAKFDFAYRSHSSFGNINAFSIGYIF